ggttcagaatgaacccttctgaaaaagcacctcacatggtctttccagtagtggtttatcctactgaagttgctggtcctactcctccaacaaacctagcagctattcttcaagctttggaagttggaacttctgagctgcctgaacctgaatatgctaaggctacctctgagtcagactcagatgtggagatggaagatgcacaagctgaagaccttccagaagatcgccctgctgagattgctgtcccttttggcagaaattctggtgcctcttcttctggtgaaacctcagctctgatggagaccttggaagctcttcatcagaatcaagctatgctggcttctcgtttggacgcgcaagaagcagccaatgctgagtttcgctctttcatggcaaggcaagctacaagcactgacgggattcatgatgttctggcgcggattttgcgtaggctagggtcttagtcctttggtctttgtagttttctttccttgctgcatctgttttcctgcattcctcttttgtaaaccttcttgttgaaatcaatgaaaagttatttatgtttctttccttttgtctcttgctttacatctgaatctttttatgctttttgatgttatgataaaaagggggagaaaatatatgataaatgatctgattaatattatcagttaccgagtaaaaaggctccacatttactaacagaagctgcaagcttcatatgtttttaagttgtgttgttgcaggaatcaaagattcaagaccaacatgagaagcaacaagatgatgaatcaagctcttggattcttgaagcaagctgagtgctaggaagcttcagaatcagaagcaagaagaaagaatgataaaaaattctgataatagaatatgatccaaatcattggctatttgctctaatacattgtttattggatctgatatattctatatggcttatatggctttgatacatattttgtgttctgatacacattttatgttctaactcattcatgctgacttttgtcgtttagttttgttctgtaacatttcaggatgtagagatgctctgatgatgctctggtacattcaacaatgttctgatacaatctagcatgaagtgatgtaagaagaaattcaaagctctgaagctatccgagggaagcagaaatcagaagctgtgaatgttctaaagatccagaaaactcaagttctgaagctgtcctaaatggaagcatgaatcagaagctgtgaatgttctgaagatcaaagaaattcaagttctgaagctgtcttaaatggaagcatgaatcagaagctgtgaatgttctgaagatcaaagaaattcaagttctgaagctgtcctaaatggaagcaggaatcagaagctgtgaatgttctgaagatcaaagaaattcaagttctgaagctgtcctaaacggaagcaggaatcagaagctatgagtgttctagggatctaaagaaattcaagttctgaagctgtccaatggaagtagaagtcagaagctatgaattatcagaagacagaagcttatgtgatcgtctctaccgaaataatcagggaagtcctttattattaaagttcttcgagtatttatttcagggggagattattcatctcagggggagattgttaatctcagggggagacatattcacatgcttatgttatagctgtgtaatttgtctttagccgtctgctctttctgatcgcaaattcatatcatttatatatgtttttgtcatcatcaaaaagggggagattgttagaacaagatttgttctgatcaatattcttagttttgatgataaaaaggatatgaattttgtgtgagacaatgtggtactctaatacattgcaatttccatttcaggaaatatataaagagtatgcacaaatcagcgctcagaagctttgtctcagaaggttcagcatgcaacatcagaacatggtctggcaagacatcagaagatggtcaaggcagaatcagaacatgggtctatgaaagcatcagaagaacttgagatcagaagcagaagcactgaagttctcatggtatcacgctcagaagcacttcaaggtcagaagacaagaagatgctatgcaccaagctgtttgactctgatgatattcaaatattatattcaaacatcagatcagaagaaagtacaggtggcaggctacgctgactgataaaaggaacgttggaagctattaaaggcaacgtcagtagacacagcgtgaacaaggctcgaggtagttgacaaaagcgtgaaacattaaatgcaaagctgtacggaatacgcaaagcattaaatgcgctcaacggtcatcttctcaaacgcctataaatatgaagttctgatgagaagcaaggttaccaattctgaacaacgctgaaccaaattctgtgaatattaacttgctgaaacgctgctcaactcaaagctcagaaacttcatcttcatcaaagctcactacattgttgttgtaatatattagtgagattaagcttaaacgttaagagaaatatcactgttgtgattatagcttttcagaagcatttgtaatactcttagaattgattacattaatttgtaagtaactagagtgatcaagtgttgatcaggatactctaggaagtcttagcttatgtctaagcagttgtaattagagtgatcacgtggtggtcaggatactctaagaaagtcttagcttgtgtctaagcatttgttcctggagtgatcaggttgtgatcaggatactctagaagacttagtcgcggactaagtggaaaaccattgtaatctgttgcgattagtggattaaatcctcgggtgaggtaaatcactccgtgggggtggactagagtagtttagttaacaacgaaccaggataaaaataactgtgtatattgtttttatcgttcaagtttttagactacacttattcaaaccccccctttctaagtgtttttctatccttcagttaggTGTTAAGGCTAAGCATTCGCTTAAACTATCGTCTCGATATTCCGGACGCCAATTGCCATCTTCGAAAATCAGGGGCATCGGAATCTTTATAACTTCAAAGTAAGATTCTTCTGATAATCCTATCTCTCTTACACATTCATCAATAACATCCACCAGATAACATGTATCTTCTATAGCTGGGGCTTGAAGGAATTGTGTTAGAATAAACTCGACCTTCTCCTCACCTACTTCGAATGTCAACTTGCCTTTCGTTACGTCTATAATGGCTCCAGCGGTAGCTAGGAAAGGTCTTCCTAAGATTATAGGAGTATTGACGTCTTCTTTTAAGTCCATAATTATGAAATCCGTAGGGATGTAGAATTGTCCAATGTGGACGGGTACATTTTCAAGAACACCTACAGGATACTTGACAGATCGGTCTGCAAGTTGTACTGACATCTTGGTTGGTCTTAGATCTCCCATGTTTAGTTTCTcgcaaatggacaaaggcattaggcTAATACTAGCTCCTAAGTCACACAAGGCTTTGTCTATGACAAATTTTCCTATATTGCAAGGTATGGAGAAACTTCCTGGGTCCTTCAGCTTAGGTGGCATTTTATTTTGGATGATTGCACTACATTCGGCAGTGAGTGTTACGTCCTCTAATTTCTTCTTATTcgataggatttcttttaggaacTTAGCATATGAGGGCATTTGGGTAATAGCTTCTGTAAacggaattgtgatgttcaactgTTTAAGAAGTTCGACAAATTTCTTAAACTGCCCTATGTTTTTAGATTTCTCGAGTCTTTTAGGGTACGGGATAGGTGGTTTATAAGGTGGTGGAGGTATGTATGGTGCTTCTTTTTCCTCCGTCTCGCCTTCCTTGTCCTCTTTCTCTTTCGGATCACTTGGCTTATCCTTGGGTCTACTTTCCTCCTCAATTATCTTCCTAGGGCTTTGGAACATAGCAGGGTTTTTAAGCCTAGGGTCAGTCGGTTCGTCCATCTCTCTACCACTTCGCAGAATAATAGCATGAGCATGTCCCTTTGGGTTAGGTTGTGGCTGTCCCGGAAATGTCCCAGCAGGCGCGgaagtaggtgcttgttgttgtgcCACTTGAGAGATTTGTGTCTCAAGCATCTTTTTGTGAGTGGCCAACGCGTCTACTTTAGTTGCTAACTGTTTGATTTGCTCATTGGTGTGCATGTTCTGGTTTATGAAATCCTTATTAGTCTGAGTTTGAGTGGCTATGAAATTTTCCATCATCAATTCTAAGTTAGACTTCCTAGGGATGTTAGGAGCAGCGAATGGTTCCTTTTGATATCCAGATGGTACACTGGGTGCTTCACCAGGTGCATACAAAGCATTATTGTTCTTGTACGAGAAATTAGGGTGATTCTTCCATCCTGGGTTATACGTGTTTGAGtaggggtttccttgagcatagtttactggtTCGGGGGAAACTCCTGCCAGAAGATGGCACTCGGGGGCAGCATGTCCAGACATCCCGCATATTTCGCAATTTGGGGAAACAGCAGCCACAACGGCTACACGTGCTATAGTGAGGTTTTCAATCTT
The sequence above is drawn from the Vicia villosa cultivar HV-30 ecotype Madison, WI unplaced genomic scaffold, Vvil1.0 ctg.000052F_1_1, whole genome shotgun sequence genome and encodes:
- the LOC131623114 gene encoding uncharacterized protein LOC131623114, whose translation is MYEISSLDRINAKVNALTQKIENLTIARVAVVAAVSPNCEICGMSGHAAPECHLLAGVSPEPVNYAQGNPYSNTYNPGWKNHPNFSYKNNNALYAPGEAPSVPSGYQKEPFAAPNIPRKSNLELMMENFIATQTQTNKDFINQNMHTNEQIKQLATKVDALATHKKMLETQISQVAQQQAPTSAPAGTFPGQPQPNPKGHAHAIILRSGREMDEPTDPRLKNPAMFQSPRKIIEEESRPKDKPSDPKEKEDKEGETEEKEAPYIPPPPYKPPIPYPKRLEKSKNIGQFKKFVELLKQLNITIPFTEAITQMPSYAKFLKEILSNKKKLEDVTLTAECSAIIQNKMPPKLKDPGSFSIPCNIGKFVIDKALCDLGASISLMPLSICEKLNMGDLRPTKMSVQLADRSVKYPVGVLENVPVHIGQFYIPTDFIIMDLKEDVNTPIILGRPFLATAGAIIDVTKGKLTFEVGEEKVEFILTQFLQAPAIEDTCYLVDVIDECVREIGLSEESYFEVIKIPMPLIFEDGNWRPEYRDDSLSECLALTPN